One genomic segment of Mytilus galloprovincialis chromosome 5, xbMytGall1.hap1.1, whole genome shotgun sequence includes these proteins:
- the LOC143074699 gene encoding uncharacterized protein LOC143074699, with protein sequence MVRPRCNVCKKTVTIRQDALHCDTCDNWQHRLCETGISKELYNQLVQQEEEIDFYCKECGLPAEESSIPQLPDFESTRYSTDGVHEASFSLEQSTVSTHEESHSPNH encoded by the exons ATGGTTCGTCCACGTTGTAATGTATGCAAGAAGACTGTTACGATTCGACAAGATGCTCTTCATTGTGACACATGTGACAACTGGCAGCATCGTCTATGTGAAACTG GCATTTCTAAAGAGTTGTATAATCAGCTAGTACAACAGGAAGAAGAGATAGACTTCTATTGCAAAGAATGTGGTTTGCCAGCAGAAGAATCCAGCATCCCTCAGCTACCAGATTTTGAAAGTACACGCTATTCTACTGATGGTGTCCATGAGGCAAGTTTTTCTCTAGAACAGTCTACTGTTAGCACCCATGAGGAAAGTCATTCTCCaaaccattaa